A single window of bacterium DNA harbors:
- a CDS encoding nuclear transport factor 2 family protein has protein sequence MTEKDIRNEKRRVMKFRECSAPPIDDHEATVRWLRDREVIKNLYRRYAYGVDSIDIDLVRTVFHPDCECVGTAESGKLDEYLEGMIDALHAWDASMHFVGNQYVEIDGDKGFVESWVVGYHMEAPDSPLEHLVLGLRYQDDLVRVGDDWKIIRRETAKQWHTGVFPRPFIGPAPYPRPGHESK, from the coding sequence ATGACCGAGAAAGACATCCGAAACGAGAAGCGACGGGTCATGAAGTTCCGGGAGTGCTCTGCGCCCCCGATCGACGATCACGAGGCGACGGTCCGCTGGCTGCGCGATCGAGAGGTCATCAAGAACCTCTATCGCCGCTATGCCTACGGCGTCGATTCGATCGACATCGATCTCGTCCGGACGGTTTTTCATCCGGACTGCGAGTGCGTCGGCACGGCGGAGTCCGGCAAGCTCGACGAGTACCTGGAGGGGATGATCGACGCTCTCCACGCCTGGGACGCCTCGATGCACTTCGTCGGGAACCAGTACGTGGAGATCGACGGTGACAAGGGCTTCGTCGAGAGCTGGGTGGTCGGGTACCACATGGAGGCCCCCGACAGCCCGCTCGAGCACCTCGTGCTGGGGCTCCGCTACCAGGACGATCTCGTCCGGGTCGGCGACGACTGGAAGATCATCCGCCGCGAGACCGCCAAGCAGTGGCATACGGGGGTCTTCCCGCGGCCCTTCATCGGTCCGGCGCCGTACCCGCGGCCGGGACACGAGTCGAAGTAG
- a CDS encoding NAD(P)/FAD-dependent oxidoreductase: protein MDANVDAAFIRRAVEASDLAALRVALYQATGDPELAAFGPVATLDDADRKRLEDRAAHLLETREGPFERRVPSDTELRSLMDLVLGVPTRDEHFEVRKKFLAFTPYPFQFTRPEGAAPAPDGFEVAIIGAGPAGIATAVQLERLGVPYRLYDRRDELGGTWSVHKYPDIRVDTLSITYEFSFDDEYPWREYFARGEDVRAYLEFIAEKYGVQPNIELGRDLEQARFDEDTHRWQLAFRGADGERVEREANLVVSAAGVFSKPKLPDIPGIDAFQGTILHPTQWTSEHDVRGKRVAVIGNGSTGVQLLSRVAEDAEHTTVFQRTPQWIAPRPNYGRAVEAEVRWLLENLPGYWNWSRYTSIIGLMTWHEDFLIPDPEWEKQGGHITQKSEELREFMIGYIDEQIGDRPDLREHLIPEYAPMVRRPVVDNDWYKTLTRDDVALVASGIERVTPTGIETADGKHHDLDFIVFATGFEVDQFLWPAQYEGEGGTKLREYWGAKSPQAYLGMMVPQFPNFFMMYGPNSQPVSGGISLPSWFQIWAAYLAQCLHTMFEEGHATVGVRQAAYEKYNADVDAVGAELAFIKDTNSVERNYYVDGSGRLVVNTPYETAELYAMMKKPNRDDLVFGS, encoded by the coding sequence ATGGACGCGAACGTTGACGCCGCCTTCATCCGCCGGGCCGTCGAGGCCTCGGACCTCGCCGCCTTGCGCGTGGCGCTCTATCAGGCCACCGGCGACCCGGAGCTCGCCGCCTTCGGTCCGGTCGCGACCCTCGACGACGCCGATCGCAAGCGCCTCGAAGACCGCGCCGCGCACCTGCTCGAGACCCGCGAAGGTCCTTTCGAGCGCCGCGTCCCGTCGGATACGGAGCTGCGTTCGCTGATGGATCTCGTGCTCGGCGTCCCGACCCGGGACGAGCACTTCGAGGTCCGCAAGAAGTTCCTCGCCTTCACGCCGTACCCGTTCCAGTTCACCCGACCGGAGGGTGCTGCGCCGGCTCCCGACGGCTTCGAGGTCGCGATCATCGGCGCCGGGCCGGCGGGGATCGCGACGGCGGTCCAGCTCGAGCGCCTCGGCGTTCCCTATCGCCTCTACGACCGCCGCGACGAGCTCGGCGGGACGTGGAGCGTCCACAAGTATCCCGACATCCGCGTCGACACGCTGAGCATCACCTACGAGTTCAGCTTCGACGACGAGTATCCCTGGCGCGAGTACTTCGCGCGAGGCGAGGACGTGCGCGCCTATCTCGAGTTCATCGCCGAGAAGTACGGCGTCCAGCCGAACATCGAGCTCGGTCGTGACCTCGAGCAGGCCCGCTTCGACGAGGACACCCATCGATGGCAGCTCGCCTTCCGCGGGGCCGACGGCGAGCGCGTCGAGCGCGAGGCCAACCTCGTCGTGAGCGCGGCCGGGGTCTTCTCCAAGCCGAAGCTTCCCGACATTCCCGGGATCGACGCCTTCCAGGGCACGATCCTCCATCCCACGCAGTGGACGAGCGAGCACGACGTGCGCGGGAAGCGCGTCGCCGTGATCGGTAACGGGTCGACGGGCGTCCAGCTCCTCTCACGGGTCGCCGAGGACGCCGAACACACGACCGTGTTCCAGCGCACGCCCCAGTGGATCGCTCCGCGTCCGAACTACGGACGTGCGGTCGAGGCGGAAGTGCGTTGGCTGCTCGAGAACCTGCCCGGCTACTGGAACTGGAGCCGCTACACGTCGATCATCGGCCTGATGACCTGGCACGAGGACTTCCTGATCCCCGATCCCGAATGGGAGAAGCAGGGCGGTCACATCACGCAGAAGAGTGAAGAGCTCCGGGAGTTCATGATCGGCTACATCGACGAGCAGATCGGCGATCGTCCGGACCTGCGCGAGCACCTGATCCCGGAATACGCCCCGATGGTCCGTCGCCCGGTCGTCGACAATGATTGGTACAAGACGCTGACCCGCGACGACGTCGCCCTGGTCGCGTCCGGGATCGAACGCGTCACGCCGACGGGGATCGAGACCGCCGACGGGAAGCACCACGACCTCGACTTCATCGTCTTCGCGACGGGCTTCGAGGTCGATCAGTTCCTCTGGCCCGCGCAGTACGAGGGCGAGGGCGGGACGAAGCTGCGCGAGTACTGGGGAGCGAAGAGCCCGCAGGCCTACCTGGGGATGATGGTCCCGCAGTTCCCGAACTTCTTCATGATGTACGGACCGAACTCCCAGCCGGTCTCCGGCGGGATCTCGCTTCCGTCGTGGTTCCAGATCTGGGCGGCCTACCTGGCGCAATGTCTCCACACGATGTTCGAGGAGGGGCACGCGACGGTCGGGGTCCGGCAGGCCGCGTACGAGAAGTACAACGCCGACGTCGACGCAGTGGGGGCGGAGCTCGCCTTCATCAAGGACACGAACTCCGTCGAACGAAACTACTACGTGGACGGTTCGGGGCGCCTCGTCGTGAATACCCCCTATGAGACCGCCGAGCTCTACGCCATGATGAAGAAGCCGAACCGCGACGATCTCGTGTTCGGTTCCTGA
- a CDS encoding helix-turn-helix domain-containing protein has product MSRRALSATRAADLLNFLAAHPDEPLSYSELSSRLGINPASTHNLLMALTECGYLSRDPKTRTFSLGAALVAIGDAALRENPIVDEARVEMGKLAKTLDMGAVALVRAGSDALCIARAGPRRARIDPPEVGQRIPIMAPLVSVFAAWGSEEAVDQWLQRGSPAPADQARARESLERVRARGYSVALEVPSRRRLGGLIADLAEQPHSERLRERLHETIGELGRSSFQLSESDGQPHSISTITAPVFDRHGEVCVAISLQVFARALDADGIAAVGGPLVETTRALSHGEP; this is encoded by the coding sequence GTGTCCAGACGTGCGCTCTCTGCAACCCGCGCCGCCGATCTGCTCAACTTCCTGGCGGCCCACCCCGACGAGCCCCTCTCCTATTCGGAGCTGTCGAGCCGGCTCGGGATCAACCCCGCCTCGACCCACAACCTGCTGATGGCGCTGACGGAATGCGGCTACCTGAGCCGGGACCCGAAGACGCGCACCTTCTCCCTGGGTGCCGCGCTCGTCGCGATCGGCGATGCCGCCCTACGCGAGAATCCGATCGTCGACGAGGCCCGGGTCGAGATGGGCAAGCTGGCGAAGACCCTCGACATGGGCGCGGTGGCGCTCGTCCGCGCGGGCTCGGACGCGCTCTGCATCGCCCGCGCCGGTCCGCGACGCGCGCGGATCGATCCGCCGGAGGTCGGCCAGCGGATCCCGATCATGGCGCCCCTCGTCTCCGTCTTCGCGGCCTGGGGCTCCGAGGAGGCAGTCGACCAATGGCTCCAACGCGGGAGTCCGGCGCCCGCGGACCAGGCACGGGCGAGAGAGAGCCTCGAGCGCGTCCGCGCGCGGGGCTACAGCGTCGCCCTCGAGGTTCCGAGTCGACGTCGCCTCGGCGGCTTGATTGCCGACCTCGCGGAACAGCCCCACTCCGAGCGGCTGCGCGAACGCCTCCATGAGACGATCGGCGAACTCGGCCGCTCCTCCTTCCAGCTGAGCGAGTCCGATGGTCAGCCCCACAGCATCAGCACCATCACGGCGCCGGTCTTCGACCGCCACGGCGAGGTCTGCGTGGCCATCAGCCTGCAGGTCTTCGCGCGCGCCCTCGACGCGGACGGGATCGCCGCGGTCGGCGGCCCGCTCGTCGAAACGACCCGCGCCTTGTCCCACGGAGAGCCCTGA
- a CDS encoding alpha/beta hydrolase, producing MTTKMEADPRIDPRLKAAMGAFPTQPRPDAESREALVAEANTPEALAAAEAVKVGMDAIDSEEIAPSKGLVTEEHSFVSDPDGNTIKILLIRPAEAPARPGVVYFHGGGMQTQSCFDGIYRAWGRTMAAQGIAVAMVDFRNCLVASSAPEVAPFPAGLDDCVSSVRWVAANAAKLGIDPSHLVVAGESGGGNLTLATGMRLARSGELGLIRGLYALCPYIAGRWPQDRFPSSVENNGLLIDLHNNRPAMAYGIEELECENPLAWPAFASEDDVRGLPPTVISVNECDPLRDEGIEFYRTLLRAGVSARCRQVMGTIHATELFQMACPDISRETAASLAQFARDA from the coding sequence GTGACGACGAAGATGGAAGCGGATCCGCGAATCGATCCCCGATTGAAGGCGGCGATGGGCGCCTTTCCGACGCAGCCGCGGCCCGACGCGGAGAGCCGGGAGGCGCTGGTCGCCGAGGCGAACACGCCGGAGGCGCTGGCGGCGGCCGAGGCGGTGAAGGTCGGGATGGACGCGATCGACTCCGAGGAGATCGCGCCGTCGAAGGGGCTCGTGACCGAGGAGCATTCCTTCGTGTCCGACCCGGACGGCAACACCATCAAGATCCTGCTGATCCGTCCGGCAGAAGCGCCCGCGCGACCCGGCGTGGTCTACTTCCACGGCGGCGGGATGCAGACCCAGTCCTGCTTCGACGGGATCTATCGCGCATGGGGCCGGACGATGGCGGCCCAGGGCATCGCCGTCGCGATGGTCGACTTCCGCAACTGTCTCGTCGCCTCCTCGGCGCCCGAGGTCGCGCCGTTTCCGGCGGGCCTCGACGATTGCGTTTCCTCCGTCCGCTGGGTCGCAGCGAACGCCGCGAAGCTCGGGATCGATCCGAGCCACCTCGTCGTCGCCGGCGAGAGCGGGGGCGGGAACCTCACGCTCGCGACCGGGATGCGCCTGGCTCGCTCCGGAGAGCTCGGGCTGATCCGCGGCCTCTATGCCCTCTGTCCCTACATCGCCGGCCGCTGGCCCCAGGACCGGTTCCCGTCGTCGGTCGAGAACAACGGGCTGTTGATCGATCTGCACAACAACCGTCCGGCGATGGCCTACGGGATCGAGGAGCTCGAGTGCGAGAACCCGTTGGCCTGGCCCGCCTTCGCGAGCGAGGACGACGTCCGCGGATTGCCCCCGACGGTGATCAGCGTGAACGAGTGCGATCCGCTCCGCGACGAGGGGATCGAGTTCTATCGCACGCTCCTGCGCGCGGGGGTGTCCGCGCGCTGTCGACAGGTGATGGGGACGATCCACGCGACCGAGCTCTTCCAGATGGCCTGCCCCGACATCAGCCGGGAAACCGCGGCCAGCCTGGCCCAGTTCGCGCGGGACGCCTGA
- a CDS encoding Zn-dependent alcohol dehydrogenase: protein MKGIVFDGEALRVRDGLEVRAPGAGEVTVRIVNSGVCRSDLSVMSGTIPFEMPVVLGHEGAGLVEEVGPGVTNLVPGDHVVLSTLGSCGTCAHCDRGRPTMCRSTFGHRPTPFTLDGIPHYAFANVSSFAEVTVVKATQAVPIPKEVPFSSACLIGCGVLTGAGAVLNRARVEAGESAAVVGVGGIGLNSIQALRLVGADPIVAIDANPAKEAIARQFGATHFVDASEGRVAEAVKDVTRGGADWVFECVGSKPALEEAIRYLDWSGSLVILGVTRAGTAIEYLPEEIFLDKSILGCRYGASRPQRDIPRYAELYLSGRLLLDELITEIYPMDRIQTVIDDMEAGRLARGVLDFGVQQGGGS, encoded by the coding sequence ATGAAGGGAATCGTTTTCGACGGAGAGGCGCTTCGCGTCCGCGACGGGCTCGAGGTCCGCGCGCCGGGGGCGGGCGAGGTGACCGTCCGGATCGTCAATTCCGGCGTCTGCCGGAGCGATCTCAGCGTGATGAGCGGAACCATCCCCTTCGAGATGCCCGTCGTGCTCGGACACGAAGGAGCGGGTCTCGTCGAGGAGGTCGGGCCCGGGGTGACGAACCTCGTCCCCGGCGACCACGTCGTCCTCTCGACCCTCGGGAGCTGTGGGACCTGCGCCCACTGTGATCGCGGACGGCCCACGATGTGTCGCTCCACCTTCGGCCACCGCCCCACGCCGTTCACCCTCGACGGCATCCCGCACTACGCCTTCGCCAACGTCTCTTCCTTCGCGGAGGTCACCGTCGTGAAGGCGACGCAGGCGGTACCGATCCCCAAGGAAGTGCCCTTCTCGTCGGCCTGCCTGATCGGCTGTGGCGTCCTGACCGGCGCCGGTGCCGTGCTCAATCGGGCCCGCGTCGAAGCCGGCGAGAGCGCGGCCGTGGTCGGCGTCGGCGGGATCGGACTCAACTCGATCCAGGCCCTTCGACTCGTCGGCGCCGACCCGATCGTCGCCATCGACGCCAACCCGGCCAAGGAGGCGATCGCCCGGCAGTTCGGCGCGACGCATTTCGTGGACGCGAGCGAGGGGCGGGTCGCGGAGGCGGTGAAGGACGTGACCCGCGGCGGTGCCGACTGGGTCTTCGAGTGCGTCGGGAGCAAGCCGGCTCTCGAGGAGGCGATCCGCTATCTCGATTGGTCGGGCAGCCTCGTGATCCTCGGCGTGACACGGGCCGGGACCGCGATCGAGTACCTCCCCGAAGAGATCTTCCTCGACAAGTCGATTCTCGGCTGTCGCTACGGCGCCAGCCGTCCCCAGCGAGACATTCCGCGCTATGCCGAGCTCTATCTCTCGGGGCGGCTGCTGCTCGACGAGCTGATCACGGAGATCTATCCCATGGACCGGATCCAGACCGTGATCGACGACATGGAAGCCGGGCGGCTCGCGCGCGGTGTCCTCGACTTCGGTGTGCAACAGGGAGGTGGATCGTGA
- a CDS encoding TetR/AcrR family transcriptional regulator, producing the protein MTPSSAHEQYPPRDTAAYRRILEAAETCFGTLGFQKTTVVEIAAAAQVSKPLVYRYFESKEHLYEVVISRLVESWNEELVAELSAANGSDANGSETGVAEALRRMHRVSLEFARRHALLRGLLAKESRLLLASYSDIVERTNATLKSQIADCLALGVASGQVRLDLPVDAMADAITEIHLAYVERIVSGTETPDAQRLALDAFEALLFGVCLMPDEARPLLTQRRKRSK; encoded by the coding sequence ATGACCCCGTCATCGGCCCACGAGCAATATCCGCCCCGCGACACGGCAGCCTACCGCCGGATCCTGGAGGCCGCCGAGACCTGCTTCGGGACCCTCGGCTTCCAGAAGACCACGGTCGTCGAGATCGCCGCCGCCGCCCAGGTCTCCAAGCCCCTCGTCTACCGCTACTTCGAGTCGAAGGAGCATCTCTACGAGGTCGTGATCAGCCGACTCGTCGAGAGCTGGAACGAGGAGCTCGTGGCCGAGCTCTCCGCCGCGAACGGAAGCGACGCGAACGGATCCGAGACCGGGGTCGCCGAGGCGCTCCGCCGCATGCACCGCGTCTCCCTCGAGTTCGCCCGGCGGCACGCGCTCCTGCGCGGGCTGCTGGCCAAGGAGAGCCGACTCCTTCTCGCTTCCTACAGCGACATCGTCGAGCGGACCAACGCGACGCTCAAATCGCAGATCGCGGACTGCCTGGCGCTCGGCGTCGCTTCGGGCCAGGTCCGCCTCGACCTGCCCGTCGACGCGATGGCCGACGCGATCACCGAGATCCACCTCGCCTACGTCGAACGGATCGTGTCCGGAACCGAGACGCCGGACGCCCAGCGACTCGCCCTCGACGCGTTCGAGGCCCTGCTCTTCGGCGTCTGCCTGATGCCGGACGAGGCCCGACCTCTTCTCACCCAACGACGGAAACGATCGAAATGA
- a CDS encoding NAD(P)/FAD-dependent oxidoreductase translates to MNPADPALNDLPDLEVVREKYRQERDKRLKTEGSSQFQELMSEGTHSDIDPNVEPGFTRDPVDEEPTVLIVGGGFGGMLMSVRLQEAGIHDFRIIEAGGDFGGTWYWNRYPGVQCDVESYVYMPLLEELGYVPTEKYAHGPEIFAHAQAIGRHYDLYDHALFQTQVRGLEWDESAARWIVSTNRDDRIRARFVCMANGPYSKPKLPGIPGAGDFEGHTFHTSRWDYEYTGGDTTGGLTKLADKRVGVIGTGATAIQAVPHLGRDAGQVHVFQRTPSTVDVRDNAPTDPGFADTLEPGWQRERMDNFHILMDGAPQEEDLVGDRWTELTNGLYEILGNHPDPESLSPEEIAEIAERVDLRKMERIRGRIDEVVKDATTAEALKPWYRYLCKRPCFHDDYLPTFNRPNVTLVDTQGKGIERITKQGVVANGEEYALDCLIFATGFDVSQNYTRRAGYEVIGREGLKLSQKWADRTSTYQSFFTRGFPNCFFMMGFQSGLTPNIPHTIEEQAQHLAYVIHEALDRGATTVETTQTAEDAWCAEIDKGNDFQTMQASCTPGYFNDEGKVGETEGWLAGFYPEGFEAFFVVLREWRAKGALEGLEVS, encoded by the coding sequence ATGAACCCTGCCGATCCCGCCCTGAACGACCTGCCCGACCTCGAGGTCGTGCGCGAGAAGTACCGCCAGGAGCGCGACAAGCGCCTGAAGACCGAAGGCTCGTCGCAGTTCCAGGAGCTGATGAGCGAAGGGACCCACAGTGACATCGACCCGAATGTCGAGCCGGGCTTCACCCGGGACCCCGTCGACGAGGAACCCACCGTCCTGATCGTCGGCGGCGGCTTCGGCGGGATGCTCATGAGCGTCCGCCTTCAGGAAGCCGGGATCCACGACTTCCGGATCATCGAGGCGGGCGGCGACTTCGGCGGGACCTGGTACTGGAACCGCTATCCGGGGGTGCAGTGCGACGTCGAGTCCTACGTCTACATGCCGCTCCTCGAAGAGCTCGGTTATGTCCCGACCGAGAAGTACGCCCACGGCCCCGAGATCTTCGCCCACGCCCAGGCGATCGGACGCCACTACGACCTCTACGACCACGCCCTCTTCCAGACCCAGGTGCGCGGCCTCGAGTGGGACGAGAGCGCCGCCCGCTGGATCGTCTCGACGAACCGGGACGATCGGATCCGCGCCCGGTTCGTCTGCATGGCCAACGGCCCCTACTCGAAGCCCAAGCTCCCGGGGATCCCCGGCGCCGGCGACTTCGAGGGCCACACCTTCCACACGAGCCGCTGGGACTACGAATACACGGGCGGAGACACGACCGGTGGACTCACGAAACTCGCCGACAAGCGCGTCGGCGTGATCGGCACGGGGGCGACCGCGATCCAGGCCGTGCCCCACCTCGGGCGCGATGCGGGCCAGGTCCATGTCTTCCAACGGACGCCTTCCACCGTCGACGTCCGCGACAACGCACCGACGGATCCGGGCTTCGCGGACACGCTCGAACCGGGTTGGCAGCGGGAGCGGATGGACAACTTCCACATCCTGATGGACGGCGCGCCCCAGGAGGAGGACCTCGTCGGAGACCGCTGGACCGAGCTCACCAATGGCCTCTACGAAATCCTCGGCAACCACCCCGATCCCGAGTCGCTCTCGCCCGAGGAGATCGCGGAGATCGCGGAGCGCGTCGACCTCCGGAAGATGGAGCGCATCCGGGGGCGGATCGACGAGGTCGTGAAGGACGCGACGACCGCCGAGGCGCTCAAGCCGTGGTACCGCTATCTCTGCAAGCGGCCGTGCTTCCACGACGACTACCTGCCGACCTTCAATCGCCCGAACGTCACCCTCGTCGACACCCAGGGCAAAGGGATCGAGCGGATCACGAAGCAAGGCGTCGTCGCCAACGGCGAGGAATACGCGCTCGACTGTCTGATCTTCGCGACGGGCTTCGACGTCAGCCAGAACTACACGCGCCGCGCGGGCTACGAGGTGATCGGTCGCGAGGGACTGAAGCTCAGCCAGAAGTGGGCCGACCGGACGTCGACCTATCAGAGCTTCTTCACGCGGGGCTTCCCGAACTGCTTCTTCATGATGGGGTTCCAGAGCGGGCTCACGCCGAACATCCCCCACACCATCGAGGAGCAGGCCCAGCACCTCGCCTACGTCATCCACGAGGCCCTCGACCGAGGCGCCACCACCGTCGAGACGACGCAGACCGCCGAGGACGCCTGGTGCGCCGAGATCGACAAGGGGAACGACTTCCAGACGATGCAGGCGAGCTGCACCCCGGGCTACTTCAACGACGAGGGCAAGGTGGGCGAGACCGAGGGCTGGCTGGCCGGGTTCTATCCCGAAGGCTTCGAGGCGTTCTTCGTCGTGCTCCGGGAATGGCGCGCGAAGGGAGCGCTCGAGGGACTCGAGGTATCCTGA
- a CDS encoding amidohydrolase: MVDFFTPRQRKRFRASNTLDGDWPVPTRSISNGEYDPLPQTPAQREVEARLEAAVERDAKRLGLDRRAFLRSSCGMAAAFVAMNGVFGSLFVVDEAEASEPEKAEARRRALSSQFVFDDQVHFVHEDFEAEFMLDYGRYAAEHWNPAMLDEVGLDLDRYRFDNFIKEVFLDSDTKVCLVSSAPTTGDVRGLLISNEQMAATRDLVNRLAGSRRMLSHAVFVPGQDGWLDEVDQAIETLSPDAWKGYTVGNPFHPKNLPYRLDDEKLMYPFYEKVVASGINRICIHKGLLPRDYLTSLEGIWKYARVDDVGKAAQDWPQIEFVIYHAGLRPYLAAPDIEMAEFERDGRIAWVSDLARIPEEYGVSNVYGEIGSAFANSCVTNPRFCAAMMGTLIKGMGADHVVWGTDSVWYGSPQWQIEALRRLEIPEDLQERFGFSPLGAADGEVKNAIFGANGARLYGLDPDATREQVAADRIEDMKREYHAKGIGRSNTTYGYVVD, encoded by the coding sequence ATGGTCGACTTCTTCACACCCCGCCAACGCAAGCGCTTTCGCGCGTCCAATACGCTCGACGGAGACTGGCCCGTCCCGACGCGTTCGATCTCGAACGGGGAGTACGACCCGCTCCCGCAGACGCCGGCCCAGCGAGAGGTCGAGGCGCGTCTCGAGGCGGCCGTCGAGCGAGACGCGAAGCGGCTCGGACTCGACCGGCGGGCGTTCCTTCGGAGCAGCTGCGGAATGGCGGCCGCCTTCGTCGCGATGAACGGGGTCTTCGGTTCGCTCTTCGTCGTCGACGAAGCCGAGGCAAGCGAGCCGGAGAAGGCGGAAGCGCGTCGCCGCGCACTGTCCTCACAGTTCGTCTTCGACGACCAGGTCCACTTCGTCCACGAGGACTTCGAGGCGGAGTTCATGCTCGACTACGGCCGATATGCGGCGGAGCACTGGAATCCGGCGATGCTCGACGAGGTCGGTCTCGATCTCGATCGCTACCGCTTCGACAACTTCATCAAGGAGGTCTTCCTCGACAGCGATACGAAGGTCTGTCTCGTGAGCAGCGCGCCGACGACGGGCGACGTCCGTGGATTGCTGATTTCGAACGAGCAGATGGCGGCGACCCGTGATCTCGTGAATCGGCTCGCCGGGTCACGACGGATGCTCTCCCACGCCGTGTTCGTGCCCGGGCAAGACGGTTGGCTGGACGAGGTCGACCAGGCGATCGAGACCCTCTCCCCGGATGCCTGGAAGGGCTACACGGTCGGAAACCCCTTCCATCCGAAGAATCTCCCGTATCGGCTCGACGACGAGAAGCTGATGTACCCGTTCTACGAGAAGGTGGTCGCTTCGGGAATCAACCGGATCTGCATCCACAAGGGGTTGCTTCCGCGGGACTACCTGACGTCGCTCGAGGGGATCTGGAAATACGCGCGGGTCGATGACGTGGGCAAGGCCGCCCAGGACTGGCCGCAGATCGAGTTCGTGATCTATCACGCCGGCCTTCGTCCGTATCTCGCGGCGCCGGATATCGAGATGGCCGAGTTCGAGCGGGACGGACGGATCGCCTGGGTGAGTGACCTCGCCCGGATTCCGGAGGAGTACGGGGTCAGCAACGTCTACGGCGAGATCGGCTCCGCCTTCGCCAACTCGTGCGTGACGAACCCGCGATTCTGCGCGGCGATGATGGGCACGCTCATCAAGGGGATGGGCGCCGATCACGTCGTCTGGGGGACGGACTCCGTCTGGTACGGCTCCCCCCAGTGGCAGATCGAGGCGCTGCGTCGGCTGGAGATCCCGGAAGACCTGCAGGAGCGATTCGGGTTCTCGCCGCTCGGCGCGGCCGATGGCGAAGTCAAGAACGCGATCTTCGGCGCGAACGGTGCGCGACTCTACGGTCTCGATCCCGACGCGACCCGCGAGCAGGTTGCCGCCGACCGGATCGAGGACATGAAGCGTGAGTACCATGCGAAGGGCATCGGTCGAAGCAATACGACCTACGGCTACGTGGTCGACTGA
- a CDS encoding nuclear transport factor 2 family protein, which translates to MSDDDRLGKIEDRNAILDLLVTYCHRIAAADVEGVLALFEEDAVVEVLGERYAGWDGLRALYAASLPVEPKPFLHNHLLDSLEGERARTRSVFEIRQQRDGQAESSIGCYEDEFLKRGGRWRFCRRVFQFY; encoded by the coding sequence ATGAGCGACGACGATCGACTCGGGAAGATCGAGGATCGGAATGCGATCCTCGACCTCCTGGTGACCTATTGCCATCGGATCGCCGCGGCCGACGTGGAGGGTGTCCTCGCGCTCTTCGAAGAGGACGCCGTCGTCGAAGTCCTGGGCGAGCGCTACGCGGGGTGGGATGGGCTTCGCGCGCTCTACGCGGCCTCTCTCCCCGTCGAGCCGAAGCCCTTCCTCCATAACCACCTGCTCGATTCACTCGAGGGTGAAAGGGCGCGCACGCGGTCGGTCTTCGAAATCCGCCAGCAGCGCGATGGGCAGGCCGAATCCTCGATCGGTTGCTACGAGGACGAGTTCCTGAAGCGAGGAGGCCGGTGGCGGTTCTGCCGCCGCGTCTTCCAGTTCTACTGA